The Paenibacillus uliginis N3/975 genome has a window encoding:
- a CDS encoding methyl-accepting chemotaxis protein → MGEVEQQDRKPKKEKKVKDQKNNKTVTSGSKGDRSGRSKLARLVQTAKQMRVNPANSVGIRLFLIFFIAIVMFVVVLGLLSYMKAKDTIEKNAANSNQQTIIQTSEKIDIILEKYENLGRQIFYDKELQKLLTSYNSNKLSDYDMFSTQKDIRDKLTNQITSDGYIKAIYIIPPKKNSVIAAGGTRNDVNGMLKEPWVAELEKGTKTLWLPTRTDEGTPYFSIARSLGSMNNLNDSYIFIIELAESVINEHLQNINLGTEGQLQLVSRDGKIISANDEKLSGTESLMTFMKNEPADKKTGSLSAHDVNANDVLAVYNTLEVNDWRLVGTIQTEELTKDAEGILTITMWAALADALIAILIGIWMVRMIARPLGKLNLLMKEGAKGNLNVRTNHRSNDEIGQLSASFNDMMEQITQLVQQTNNTAQDVLNTAVELTDASKKTALSAKEIAVATEEIANGASSLAVEAERGSDLTGNISRQMEIVVTANDEMGKSARHVERSSEHGTKHLNHLLEKTHQTEDMTRNMMRKVDGLKETTSSVVKVLDVLQNITKQTNILSLNATIEAARAGAAGRGFMVVADEIRQLADQSRQSIDMVSQITDRIMTEMNETVQVLLDANPLFKAQMDSVKETNDIFVSVQQQMGEFIERLDSVTDSIEGLNQSQIVLSEAMGNVSAVAEESSATSEEVASLSNEQQSVSNQLVNLSGKLENVSSELKATLSRFTL, encoded by the coding sequence ATGGGAGAGGTTGAACAGCAAGATAGAAAGCCAAAAAAAGAGAAGAAGGTGAAAGATCAGAAGAACAATAAGACTGTTACTTCCGGATCGAAGGGGGATCGTTCAGGAAGATCCAAGTTGGCTAGATTGGTTCAGACTGCCAAGCAGATGCGGGTTAATCCTGCTAACTCGGTCGGCATACGTTTATTTTTGATTTTCTTTATCGCAATTGTTATGTTTGTTGTAGTCCTCGGCTTACTGTCGTACATGAAAGCTAAGGATACGATTGAGAAAAATGCGGCTAATTCCAACCAGCAGACGATTATTCAGACTTCAGAAAAAATAGACATTATTCTGGAGAAGTATGAGAATCTGGGAAGACAAATTTTTTATGATAAAGAGCTGCAAAAGCTTTTGACGTCCTATAATTCAAATAAATTAAGTGACTACGACATGTTCTCTACCCAAAAAGATATCCGTGACAAATTAACCAACCAGATTACTTCCGATGGATATATTAAGGCGATTTACATTATTCCGCCTAAGAAGAACTCCGTCATCGCTGCAGGAGGTACGAGGAATGATGTAAACGGTATGCTTAAAGAGCCATGGGTCGCAGAACTTGAAAAAGGTACAAAGACTCTTTGGTTGCCAACCAGAACAGACGAGGGGACTCCATATTTCAGTATTGCCCGTTCTTTAGGTTCAATGAACAACCTGAATGACTCGTATATTTTTATAATTGAGCTTGCGGAATCGGTTATCAACGAGCATCTGCAAAACATTAATCTCGGTACAGAAGGACAGCTGCAGCTCGTTTCAAGAGATGGCAAGATCATATCGGCTAACGATGAAAAATTGAGCGGCACGGAGTCCCTTATGACATTTATGAAGAATGAGCCTGCGGACAAGAAGACCGGAAGTCTTAGTGCTCATGATGTTAATGCTAACGACGTATTGGCTGTATACAATACACTGGAAGTCAATGATTGGAGACTCGTCGGTACGATTCAGACCGAAGAACTTACGAAAGATGCAGAAGGTATTCTGACCATTACGATGTGGGCGGCGCTAGCCGATGCTCTTATAGCCATATTGATTGGGATATGGATGGTTCGTATGATTGCGCGTCCACTCGGTAAGCTTAACCTGCTTATGAAAGAAGGCGCCAAGGGTAATCTAAACGTTCGTACGAATCATCGTTCGAATGATGAGATCGGTCAGCTTTCTGCCAGCTTTAATGATATGATGGAGCAAATTACACAACTAGTTCAGCAGACCAACAATACAGCTCAGGACGTGCTAAATACAGCAGTAGAACTGACTGATGCTTCCAAGAAGACCGCCCTGTCAGCCAAGGAAATTGCAGTGGCTACTGAGGAGATTGCTAATGGAGCAAGCAGTTTAGCTGTAGAGGCTGAGCGCGGAAGCGACCTTACAGGCAACATCTCAAGACAGATGGAGATCGTTGTCACGGCGAATGACGAGATGGGCAAATCCGCCCGTCATGTTGAGAGATCAAGTGAACATGGTACGAAACATCTGAATCATTTGCTGGAGAAAACACACCAGACAGAAGATATGACCCGTAACATGATGCGCAAGGTTGATGGATTGAAGGAAACAACTTCTTCAGTTGTAAAAGTTCTGGATGTACTGCAGAACATTACAAAACAGACGAATATTTTATCACTGAATGCTACGATTGAAGCTGCACGTGCAGGTGCTGCTGGCCGTGGATTCATGGTTGTAGCGGATGAAATCCGGCAGCTTGCGGATCAATCCAGGCAATCGATTGATATGGTCAGCCAGATCACAGATCGTATCATGACAGAAATGAATGAAACGGTACAAGTTCTTCTGGATGCGAATCCGCTGTTTAAAGCTCAAATGGATTCGGTTAAAGAAACGAATGATATATTCGTCTCCGTCCAGCAGCAGATGGGTGAGTTCATCGAACGACTCGATTCTGTTACGGATTCCATTGAAGGCCTCAATCAGTCACAAATCGTACTCTCTGAAGCGATGGGCAACGTAAGCGCTGTTGCTGAAGAATCATCAGCAACTTCTGAAGAGGTTGCATCCTTGAGCAATGAGCAGCAGAGTGTGAGTAACCAGCTCGTAAATCTGTCTGGCAAACTGGAGAATGTATCAAGCGAGTTGAAAGCTACACTCTCCCGATTTACACTGTAA
- a CDS encoding peptidase U32 family protein, with translation MAAMVQPTYKGKRYRLDKPELLAPAGNLEKLKFAVHYGADAVYIGGQKYGLRSNADNFSFEEMKEGVEFAKKYGAKVIVATNMYVHNEDIEGIEEYLRSLNETGVFAIIAADPAIIEIAQRIAPDLEVHLSTQQSTLNWQAVKFWKEEGLPRVVLGRETSLEEIAEIKNHVDIEIEAFVHGAMCSSFSGRCVLSNHFTDRDSNRGGCCQSCRWKYDLFEDGREDWVSEEQAALDQIVPAPSSFKPGVTQIPLFQPEDNAFTMGSKDLCMLGHIPDLIEVGIDSFKIEGRMKSIHYVATVVNVYRQAIDSYMADPENYVLKPEWIEELNKAANRPLNTGFFYDTPDHEDHIYEPEEKAAPYDFAGLVMDYDSVNGTALIQQRNHFKPGQEIEFFGPEGTFFKQVVGTITDEEGNELDAARHPLQLIRMKVDHPVKSFDMMRKRK, from the coding sequence ATGGCAGCTATGGTTCAGCCAACTTACAAGGGCAAGCGTTATCGTTTGGACAAGCCGGAGCTTCTCGCACCGGCGGGTAATCTGGAAAAATTAAAATTTGCAGTCCACTACGGAGCGGATGCAGTTTATATCGGCGGACAAAAATACGGCCTGCGCTCAAATGCCGACAATTTCAGTTTTGAGGAAATGAAAGAAGGCGTTGAATTCGCCAAAAAGTATGGTGCAAAGGTAATCGTTGCGACCAACATGTATGTCCATAATGAAGATATCGAAGGAATCGAGGAGTACTTGCGTAGTCTGAATGAGACTGGGGTTTTCGCCATAATCGCGGCTGATCCTGCGATCATTGAGATTGCCCAGCGTATTGCGCCGGATCTCGAGGTTCACCTGAGCACACAGCAGTCGACGCTGAATTGGCAGGCGGTAAAGTTCTGGAAGGAAGAAGGACTTCCGCGTGTAGTTCTTGGCCGAGAAACGAGTCTTGAGGAAATAGCCGAGATTAAAAATCATGTAGATATTGAAATCGAAGCTTTTGTTCATGGAGCGATGTGCTCTTCTTTTTCCGGCCGCTGCGTTCTGTCCAATCATTTTACGGACCGGGACTCCAATCGGGGCGGCTGCTGTCAGTCGTGCCGTTGGAAATATGATTTATTTGAGGATGGACGTGAGGATTGGGTATCTGAAGAGCAGGCGGCATTGGATCAGATAGTTCCTGCACCTTCCTCTTTCAAACCGGGCGTAACACAGATCCCGCTATTCCAACCGGAGGATAATGCGTTTACGATGGGGTCCAAGGATCTGTGTATGCTGGGGCACATTCCCGACTTGATCGAAGTAGGGATAGACAGCTTCAAGATTGAAGGACGCATGAAGTCGATTCATTATGTAGCAACGGTTGTAAATGTTTATCGACAAGCTATTGATTCGTATATGGCTGATCCAGAAAATTATGTGCTGAAGCCTGAGTGGATAGAAGAGCTCAATAAAGCGGCCAACCGACCGCTAAACACCGGCTTCTTCTACGATACTCCGGACCATGAGGATCATATATATGAACCGGAAGAAAAAGCGGCGCCTTATGATTTTGCAGGACTTGTTATGGATTATGATTCAGTGAACGGCACAGCACTGATTCAGCAGCGGAATCATTTTAAACCAGGCCAGGAAATTGAGTTTTTTGGTCCGGAAGGGACCTTCTTTAAACAAGTTGTCGGTACGATTACCGATGAAGAAGGTAATGAGCTGGATGCAGCCCGCCATCCTTTGCAGCTGATACGCATGAAAGTGGATCATCCGGTAAAAAGTTTTGATATGATGCGCAAACGTAAATGA
- a CDS encoding peptidase U32 family protein, protein MGIKPELLAAAGTLEDVEAYLQAGADAILVGDDRFGMRLPGSMTLEEIHKAAEMVHAVSGKIYVSLNNLMTNDLLQELSEYVKALGEIGVDAVEFNDPSVLLAVNSFAPGVKLHWNAEMTSTNYSTSNYWGRRGAARVILARELNMDEITEMKPNLEIEAQVQVHGMTNIYHSKRRLVNSYMSHQGRPVTEGSMGKERGLFLIEAERADEKFPIYEDMNGTHIMSSDDICILEDLHLLMEAGIDSFKVETLLKPRHYNEAVLRAYRKAIDLYEADSGSYAFHEEWMDGIKELQDPERELSFGFFYKEQVY, encoded by the coding sequence ATGGGTATTAAACCTGAGCTTCTGGCAGCCGCGGGAACTCTGGAGGATGTGGAAGCTTATCTGCAAGCCGGAGCGGATGCCATATTAGTTGGAGATGACCGCTTTGGTATGAGATTGCCGGGAAGTATGACACTGGAGGAAATCCATAAAGCTGCTGAGATGGTACACGCCGTCAGCGGTAAAATCTATGTAAGTCTGAACAACTTAATGACCAATGATCTGCTCCAGGAGCTCTCAGAATATGTTAAAGCTCTGGGTGAGATCGGGGTGGATGCGGTAGAATTTAATGATCCTTCTGTATTATTGGCAGTCAATTCCTTTGCTCCTGGCGTAAAGCTTCACTGGAATGCTGAAATGACATCAACCAACTATTCGACCTCGAACTATTGGGGGCGCAGAGGGGCAGCCCGCGTCATCTTGGCCCGGGAATTAAACATGGATGAAATTACAGAAATGAAGCCGAATCTGGAGATTGAAGCTCAAGTCCAGGTTCACGGAATGACAAACATCTACCACTCCAAGCGCCGGTTGGTCAACAGCTACATGTCCCATCAAGGGCGGCCGGTGACGGAAGGCAGTATGGGCAAGGAACGCGGGTTGTTTCTTATTGAAGCAGAGCGTGCCGATGAGAAATTCCCGATTTATGAGGATATGAACGGCACACACATTATGAGCTCGGATGATATATGTATCTTGGAGGATCTTCATCTGCTGATGGAAGCTGGTATTGACAGTTTCAAAGTGGAAACATTGCTCAAACCGCGTCACTATAACGAAGCAGTGCTTCGTGCATACCGCAAAGCCATTGATCTGTATGAGGCAGATTCAGGTTCGTATGCTTTTCACGAGGAGTGGATGGACGGGATCAAGGAGCTTCAAGATCCTGAACGGGAACTTTCTTTTGGATTCTTTTATAAAGAACAAGTTTATTAA
- the mltG gene encoding endolytic transglycosylase MltG produces the protein MKKLAVTVLVLIIIAGGALFYAWNGMKPVASSDTPVEFTIESGMSTVRIAELLEEKGLIKDALLFKGYLKLKDEGSRFMAGIYETKPGATYDQLISMLNNGEVKPEEMMRFTIPEGYTVLQMAETISSQSGLDAKEFVKLTDQTSGWDGTIVNEIPKDEELRHHLEGYLFPATYELPKDSTEQEILQVMLSQLEKRLDEIPDWQELLKQRGLTVHELLTVASLVEREVVAEKERALVAGVIYNRLEQDMKLEIDATVQYLLDKPKERLLYKDLEVDSPYNTYRNKGLPPGPISNPSLASIEAALKPEKSDYLFYVTKKDGTQEHLFAKTYREHLNNIEKSKKMAQ, from the coding sequence ATGAAAAAACTGGCCGTCACGGTATTGGTGTTGATCATCATTGCCGGCGGGGCATTGTTTTACGCTTGGAACGGCATGAAGCCGGTCGCAAGCTCCGATACACCCGTTGAGTTTACGATTGAATCCGGTATGAGCACAGTTCGAATCGCTGAACTGCTGGAGGAGAAGGGACTTATTAAAGACGCTCTTCTTTTTAAAGGTTATTTGAAGCTGAAAGATGAAGGCAGCCGGTTTATGGCCGGTATATATGAGACAAAACCTGGGGCAACCTATGATCAGCTGATATCGATGCTGAATAACGGAGAGGTGAAGCCTGAGGAGATGATGCGCTTTACGATTCCGGAAGGATACACAGTGCTTCAGATGGCTGAGACCATATCCAGCCAGAGTGGTTTGGACGCGAAGGAATTTGTAAAGTTGACTGATCAGACTTCGGGTTGGGATGGGACCATCGTAAATGAAATTCCAAAAGATGAGGAATTGAGACATCATTTGGAGGGATATTTGTTTCCGGCAACCTATGAGCTGCCTAAAGACAGTACAGAGCAGGAAATTCTCCAAGTGATGCTTAGCCAGTTGGAGAAGAGACTAGATGAAATACCCGACTGGCAAGAGTTATTGAAGCAGCGAGGGCTGACGGTTCATGAGTTGCTTACTGTCGCCTCCTTGGTAGAACGTGAGGTCGTGGCGGAGAAGGAACGTGCATTGGTGGCAGGTGTAATATATAACCGTCTTGAGCAGGATATGAAGCTTGAGATTGACGCAACTGTGCAATATCTCCTGGATAAGCCTAAGGAACGACTGCTGTATAAGGATCTGGAAGTAGATAGCCCTTATAACACTTACCGAAATAAAGGACTTCCGCCGGGACCCATCTCAAATCCAAGCTTGGCTTCGATTGAGGCGGCGCTTAAGCCGGAGAAGTCGGATTATTTATTTTATGTGACCAAAAAGGATGGCACACAGGAGCATTTGTTCGCCAAAACCTACAGGGAACATTTGAATAACATCGAAAAGAGCAAGAAAATGGCACAATAG
- a CDS encoding DUF1292 domain-containing protein, protein MTDFSAEQVVWTQALKEAFGESVELQDEKGNTTVYDVAAEFEVNGQGYAILVQPDRQHEEYEVLRIVTAQDGSLELATIDDDDEWENVSELYDELTFPEEDED, encoded by the coding sequence ATGACTGATTTTTCTGCTGAACAAGTGGTATGGACCCAAGCGTTGAAGGAAGCATTCGGTGAAAGTGTTGAACTTCAGGATGAGAAGGGAAACACAACCGTATATGATGTTGCCGCTGAATTCGAAGTAAATGGTCAAGGATATGCCATTTTGGTACAGCCAGACCGTCAACATGAGGAGTATGAAGTGCTTCGTATTGTTACGGCGCAAGACGGAAGCCTGGAGCTGGCCACCATTGATGATGATGATGAATGGGAGAATGTCTCCGAGCTGTATGATGAACTTACATTCCCGGAAGAAGACGAAGATTGA
- a CDS encoding DUF1292 domain-containing protein: protein MANEHIGMEEEPEIIYIPDDEGNEEEFEVIMKFEVDGSDAKYMMVVPMETEDDETDEVYAFRYEEDGDDLKLYMIEDDEEWSIVEETFNTLVDELDGSNGND, encoded by the coding sequence ATGGCGAATGAGCATATTGGAATGGAAGAGGAACCGGAAATTATTTATATTCCTGATGATGAAGGCAATGAAGAGGAATTCGAAGTCATCATGAAATTTGAGGTTGACGGCTCCGATGCGAAATATATGATGGTGGTTCCCATGGAAACGGAAGATGATGAGACCGATGAGGTTTACGCTTTCCGTTACGAGGAAGACGGTGACGACCTGAAGTTGTATATGATTGAGGATGACGAGGAATGGAGCATTGTTGAAGAAACGTTTAACACGCTCGTAGACGAGCTTGACGGGAGCAATGGAAATGACTGA
- the ruvX gene encoding Holliday junction resolvase RuvX, whose translation MKIMGLDYGDRRIGVALSDVFGWTAQGLEVIERRREGIELERITALVKEHEVTEIVVGLPKNMNGTIGPRGEICMEFAELLRESLCLPVHLWDERLSTVSAERTLLEADVSRKKRKQVVDKMAASLILQNYLDSKR comes from the coding sequence ATGAAGATCATGGGATTGGATTACGGGGACCGTCGAATTGGTGTAGCTCTCAGCGATGTGTTCGGTTGGACAGCTCAAGGGCTGGAAGTCATTGAACGTCGCCGGGAGGGCATTGAATTAGAACGGATCACTGCCCTTGTGAAAGAACATGAGGTCACTGAGATTGTGGTCGGTCTGCCCAAAAATATGAACGGCACGATCGGTCCCCGAGGAGAAATCTGCATGGAATTCGCAGAACTACTGCGAGAGTCCCTGTGCTTACCCGTTCACCTTTGGGATGAACGGCTTTCTACAGTATCCGCTGAACGGACTCTGTTGGAAGCCGATGTCAGCCGAAAGAAGCGCAAGCAGGTCGTAGATAAGATGGCTGCAAGCTTGATTTTGCAAAACTACTTGGATTCTAAAAGGTAA
- a CDS encoding IreB family regulatory phosphoprotein — MDSMDKTVKFNVKGDEKEASARDIILSVYDSLVEKEYNPINQIVGYLLSGDPAYIPRHNNARSLIRKKERDELIEELVRFYLASHR, encoded by the coding sequence ATGGACTCCATGGATAAGACTGTCAAGTTCAATGTAAAAGGTGATGAGAAGGAGGCTTCCGCCCGGGACATTATTTTATCGGTATACGACTCATTGGTTGAAAAGGAATATAACCCGATCAATCAAATCGTCGGCTATCTGTTGTCTGGGGATCCCGCTTATATACCTCGGCACAACAATGCGAGAAGTTTGATCCGGAAGAAAGAACGAGATGAATTGATTGAAGAACTGGTCCGGTTCTACCTAGCCAGTCACCGTTAG
- the alaS gene encoding alanine--tRNA ligase, translating into MKASEIRSKWLEFFTEKGHKIEPSASLVPHNDPSLLWINAGMAPLKPYFDGRVKPDNPRLANSQKCIRTNDIENIGKTRRHQTFFEMLGNFSIGDYFKEEVITWAWEFLTDKKWIGFDPELLSVTVYPEDEEAFKLWNEKIGLPESRIIKLEDNFWDIGEGPCGPCTEIFYDRGEAYGNDFSDPELYPGGENERYLEVWNLVFSQFNHNKDGSYTPLPNKNIDTGAGLERFASILQNVESNFDTDLFQPLIQETAALAGIKYNENPEYDLALKVIADHIRTVAFAVGDGVMPSNEGRGYVIRRLLRRAVRYGKVIGLDKPFMYTLTKTVGDIMGVYYPEVLDKREFIEKVIATEEEQFHKTLSDGLNILANISSQAKEQGKTEISGTDAFKLYDTYGFPFDLTEDYASEHGLTVDRDGFDAAMKEQRDRAREARHETESMKVQGGVLSDYTVKSEFVGYNDTVQQSKVLAIVVDGGFVDHIGEGQSGQVILDSTPFYAESGGQVSDQGVLQSDGVRARVEGLFKAPHGQHVHLVTVESGELKSNEIVKAEVDREKRLDIIKNHTATHLLHKALKEVLGEHVNQAGSLVEPQRLRFDFSHFGSITPEELSRIEQRVNEQIWKGTAVVIENKSIDEAKAMGAMALFGEKYGDIVRVVQVGDYSLELCGGCHVDNTSQIGIFKLLGESGIGSGVRRIEAVTGRFAYEFMEGQLDLLRHSAGLLKSNLNDVPKRIEALNQQVKDLGRENESLQGKLSAIEAGQLTDRVVTAGNTQLLAAEVQVGSMDALRTVADELKGKLPEAVIVLGAVSGDKVNFVVAVPQDLVKKGLHAGKLVKEVASVCGGGGGGRPDMAQAGGKDASKIKEALKRAEELVSQSV; encoded by the coding sequence ATGAAAGCTAGTGAAATCCGCTCCAAATGGTTGGAGTTCTTTACAGAAAAAGGCCATAAGATTGAGCCGAGTGCATCCCTTGTTCCACATAATGACCCATCTTTGCTGTGGATCAATGCCGGAATGGCACCGCTTAAACCTTATTTCGATGGACGGGTGAAGCCGGACAATCCTCGGTTGGCGAACTCTCAGAAATGTATTCGTACCAATGATATTGAAAATATCGGAAAAACGCGCCGTCACCAAACTTTTTTTGAAATGCTGGGTAACTTCTCGATCGGGGACTACTTTAAGGAAGAAGTCATCACCTGGGCTTGGGAGTTCCTGACGGACAAAAAATGGATCGGTTTTGACCCGGAGCTCCTATCGGTGACCGTGTATCCTGAAGATGAAGAAGCCTTCAAGCTATGGAATGAGAAAATCGGCCTGCCAGAGAGCCGTATCATTAAGCTGGAAGATAATTTTTGGGATATCGGTGAGGGCCCTTGCGGACCTTGTACGGAAATTTTTTATGACCGCGGCGAAGCTTACGGAAATGATTTTTCGGATCCAGAACTTTACCCAGGTGGAGAGAACGAACGTTATCTTGAAGTATGGAACCTTGTGTTCTCCCAATTTAACCATAACAAAGATGGCAGTTATACGCCGCTGCCGAACAAAAATATTGATACTGGTGCTGGTTTGGAGCGGTTCGCATCGATTCTGCAGAACGTGGAGTCAAATTTCGATACCGACCTATTCCAGCCTTTGATTCAGGAAACGGCTGCGCTTGCCGGGATTAAATACAATGAAAATCCAGAATATGACCTTGCCCTGAAAGTCATTGCTGACCACATTCGTACGGTTGCGTTCGCTGTGGGTGACGGTGTAATGCCTTCCAATGAGGGACGTGGTTATGTTATCCGCCGTCTGCTCCGCCGCGCTGTCCGCTATGGAAAGGTCATCGGTCTTGATAAGCCTTTTATGTACACATTGACTAAAACGGTTGGCGACATCATGGGCGTATACTATCCAGAAGTGCTGGATAAGCGTGAGTTTATTGAAAAGGTAATCGCTACAGAAGAGGAGCAGTTCCACAAGACGTTATCTGATGGATTGAATATTTTGGCGAATATAAGCTCCCAAGCTAAGGAGCAAGGCAAAACAGAGATCAGCGGCACCGATGCGTTTAAACTGTATGACACATACGGATTCCCATTCGACCTGACAGAGGATTATGCATCAGAACACGGGCTTACTGTTGACCGTGACGGTTTTGACGCCGCGATGAAAGAGCAACGGGATCGTGCCAGAGAAGCACGCCATGAAACGGAAAGTATGAAGGTGCAGGGCGGTGTGCTCTCCGATTACACGGTTAAAAGTGAATTTGTTGGATATAATGACACCGTTCAACAATCGAAAGTGCTAGCCATTGTTGTCGACGGCGGATTTGTTGATCACATTGGTGAGGGCCAGTCGGGTCAGGTTATTTTGGATTCCACTCCGTTCTATGCGGAGAGCGGCGGACAGGTTAGCGACCAGGGGGTACTACAGAGTGATGGTGTGAGGGCGAGAGTTGAAGGTTTGTTCAAAGCGCCGCACGGACAGCATGTTCATCTTGTAACGGTGGAGTCCGGTGAATTAAAATCGAACGAAATCGTAAAAGCTGAAGTAGACCGCGAGAAACGTCTTGATATTATCAAGAACCATACGGCTACTCACCTTCTCCATAAGGCGCTGAAAGAAGTGCTTGGCGAGCATGTGAATCAGGCAGGCTCTCTTGTTGAGCCTCAGCGTCTGCGGTTTGACTTCTCTCATTTCGGAAGCATTACACCGGAGGAGCTATCCCGGATCGAGCAGCGTGTTAACGAGCAGATTTGGAAAGGGACAGCTGTTGTCATTGAAAACAAATCGATTGATGAAGCAAAAGCCATGGGTGCTATGGCGCTTTTCGGTGAAAAATATGGAGACATTGTACGGGTCGTTCAGGTAGGAGATTACAGTCTTGAGCTTTGTGGCGGCTGCCATGTGGACAACACTTCTCAGATCGGTATTTTTAAATTGCTCGGCGAGAGCGGCATTGGGTCGGGGGTACGCCGGATTGAGGCTGTGACAGGCCGTTTTGCCTATGAGTTTATGGAAGGCCAACTGGATTTGCTTAGACATTCCGCAGGCCTGCTCAAGAGCAATCTAAACGATGTCCCTAAACGGATCGAAGCGCTGAACCAACAGGTGAAGGATCTCGGCCGTGAGAATGAATCCCTTCAAGGCAAGCTGAGTGCAATCGAAGCAGGTCAGCTTACAGACCGTGTCGTAACGGCAGGTAATACACAGCTTTTGGCTGCTGAAGTGCAGGTTGGCAGCATGGACGCTCTTCGTACGGTTGCTGATGAACTTAAAGGAAAGCTGCCTGAAGCTGTTATCGTACTTGGCGCTGTGTCCGGAGATAAAGTGAATTTTGTGGTAGCTGTACCTCAAGACCTTGTGAAAAAAGGTCTACATGCCGGTAAACTTGTCAAAGAAGTAGCGTCCGTCTGTGGCGGAGGCGGTGGAGGTCGTCCGGATATGGCTCAGGCAGGCGGTAAGGATGCTTCCAAAATCAAGGAGGCACTGAAGCGTGCTGAAGAGTTAGTTTCCCAAAGTGTGTAA
- a CDS encoding AI-2E family transporter gives MEQLTANKWFRFLIWLLLGLIALYFVWLLRPLFLDIYRFLKAVLAPFLVAMIISYVLNPIVCMLSDRKVPRSIAVLLIYAVFLTCLAVILINMIPMLIRQLEELNEHLPEFTMHAQSLMTNLDSKLLPPGIRTGMNSWFFHMETRLADGISGFMDNIGTTINMLFNVFIIPFLIFYILKDFEVFQRTAVSYLPRSRRKSIVTLIKEIDTALGNYVRGQFLVCLIIGVFAYIGYMVIGMPYALLFASIVAIFNIVPYLGPFLGAAPALLMASTISWKMVLLVATVNLICQLLESNVISPQVVGRKLHLHPLLIIFALLVGGQVAGTVGLILAVPVFAVMKVLLQHFFAYYVRRKSG, from the coding sequence GTGGAACAACTGACGGCGAATAAGTGGTTCCGTTTCTTGATCTGGCTGCTGCTCGGACTTATCGCCCTCTACTTTGTATGGCTCCTGCGGCCGTTGTTTCTGGACATTTACCGTTTTTTGAAGGCGGTGCTGGCCCCGTTTTTGGTGGCTATGATCATATCTTATGTGCTGAATCCTATCGTATGCATGCTGTCGGATCGCAAGGTTCCGAGGAGCATCGCTGTACTTCTAATATATGCTGTTTTCCTGACCTGTTTAGCCGTTATTCTGATCAATATGATTCCGATGCTGATCCGGCAGCTCGAAGAACTTAATGAACATCTGCCTGAGTTTACGATGCATGCCCAAAGTTTGATGACGAATCTGGATAGCAAGCTGCTTCCTCCTGGTATCCGAACGGGAATGAACAGCTGGTTTTTTCATATGGAAACGCGGCTGGCTGACGGGATATCGGGCTTTATGGACAATATCGGGACTACGATCAACATGTTGTTTAATGTGTTTATCATTCCTTTTCTGATCTTTTACATATTAAAAGACTTTGAGGTGTTCCAGCGGACGGCAGTATCCTATCTGCCCCGCAGCCGGAGGAAATCCATCGTTACTCTGATTAAGGAAATTGACACCGCGCTCGGCAATTATGTTCGTGGACAATTTCTAGTCTGCCTTATCATTGGGGTGTTCGCATATATCGGTTATATGGTGATTGGCATGCCTTATGCGCTTCTGTTCGCCAGCATTGTTGCCATATTTAATATTGTGCCTTACCTGGGTCCATTTCTGGGAGCGGCGCCTGCACTTTTGATGGCTTCAACGATATCTTGGAAAATGGTGCTTCTTGTCGCGACAGTAAACTTGATCTGCCAGCTGCTGGAGAGCAACGTCATTTCTCCTCAGGTGGTCGGACGCAAACTACATCTGCATCCGCTCTTGATCATTTTTGCCCTCCTTGTTGGCGGCCAGGTCGCCGGTACGGTAGGCCTCATTCTGGCGGTTCCTGTTTTCGCGGTAATGAAGGTATTACTGCAGCATTTTTTCGCATATTACGTAAGACGTAAAAGTGGCTGA